One genomic region from Sphingobacterium sp. UGAL515B_05 encodes:
- a CDS encoding ectonucleotide pyrophosphatase/phosphodiesterase — translation MMKINLFMLLFLLTCTNLNAQRIVVIALDGFSTEGFKGSKHPNLDKLFDKGLITLSSRPVIPSVTLPNWTSHLTGQGPEEHGITANNWTLSKHPLKAIEIDTDGFSPSIFKLLKDKKPNAKTAFYYNWAELINPINQKYLDEVSFEEDDKYKNNYAKALKFIGENKNGPTLVFLYSVHVDHAGHGYGWMSPEYIAAIEEVDVEIGKFVQKLKDQNLYDDTYFLLLSDHGGIAKGHGGVSMNEMQIPFGITGKKIKNLGMTDAFFNSNRNTSWILAKIFGIKDLPKSWTGIAPTEMFK, via the coding sequence ATGATGAAAATAAACCTCTTCATGTTGCTATTCTTGCTCACATGCACGAACCTAAATGCCCAGCGTATTGTCGTTATTGCCTTAGATGGCTTTAGTACCGAAGGCTTTAAAGGATCTAAACATCCTAATCTTGACAAGCTATTTGATAAAGGCTTGATCACGCTCAGCAGCAGGCCCGTGATTCCTTCGGTTACGCTCCCCAATTGGACGAGCCACCTTACCGGTCAGGGTCCCGAAGAACATGGTATTACCGCTAATAACTGGACATTATCAAAACATCCCCTCAAAGCGATAGAAATTGATACAGATGGTTTTTCGCCGTCGATATTCAAACTATTGAAAGATAAAAAACCAAATGCAAAAACCGCATTCTATTACAATTGGGCCGAACTTATCAATCCGATCAATCAAAAATACCTTGATGAAGTTTCTTTTGAAGAGGACGATAAATACAAGAACAACTATGCTAAAGCACTAAAATTTATCGGCGAAAATAAAAATGGTCCTACACTCGTGTTTTTATATAGCGTCCATGTGGATCATGCGGGGCATGGCTATGGTTGGATGTCTCCCGAATACATTGCTGCAATTGAAGAAGTCGATGTCGAAATCGGCAAATTTGTTCAAAAGCTAAAAGACCAGAATCTTTATGATGACACCTATTTTCTACTGCTTTCAGATCATGGTGGAATCGCTAAGGGACATGGTGGGGTAAGCATGAATGAGATGCAAATACCTTTTGGTATTACCGGAAAAAAAATCAAAAACCTGGGCATGACAGATGCATTCTTTAATAGCAACAGAAATACATCCTGGATATTAGCCAAAATATTTGGAATAAAAGATCTTCCCAAATCTTGGACCGGTATTGCTCCTACTGAAATGTTCAAATAG
- a CDS encoding carboxymuconolactone decarboxylase family protein produces MEKRINISTTEPLAFKAMLGLEGYLSKIDISQTLKELVKIRASQINNCAYCISMHTKDAIKNGERPERIFLLSAWREATKFFTEEEQVILAMTEEITLIHQQGLSEETYSKASRFFTENQIAQIIMLIVAINGWNRIALSTHLQIED; encoded by the coding sequence ATGGAAAAACGAATTAACATCAGCACAACAGAACCACTGGCATTCAAAGCAATGTTAGGATTGGAAGGTTATCTTTCAAAAATTGATATCTCACAAACGCTTAAAGAGCTCGTCAAAATCCGTGCATCACAGATCAACAACTGTGCGTACTGTATCAGCATGCATACCAAGGATGCCATTAAAAACGGTGAAAGACCGGAGCGTATCTTTTTGTTGAGTGCCTGGAGGGAGGCTACCAAATTTTTCACCGAGGAAGAGCAGGTCATATTGGCAATGACGGAGGAAATAACCCTTATCCACCAGCAGGGATTAAGTGAAGAAACCTACAGTAAGGCGTCCCGATTTTTTACTGAAAATCAGATTGCTCAGATCATTATGCTCATTGTGGCCATCAATGGTTGGAATCGGATTGCCTTGAGTACGCATCTGCAAATAGAAGATTAG
- a CDS encoding right-handed parallel beta-helix repeat-containing protein yields the protein MRLVILSIWVLIFFQVNGQTIDVTQFGAQPNSFADATLAVKKAIEAAKGQSDVILNFPKGRYDFWPDHATETNYYISNSSSESEFPVKRQRVGLFFKGLKNIRLEGNGSTFVFHGKMISWVLDSCENITLRNYTVDYERPGMSEMTVRSLSPTEITVAVHPDSRFTIMDGKVQWYGEQWIPNPKGFFLARVNPHEDRIFYSNWVPFQASSAERIGSTGIRFKGDFSKFKADTGDVLTLRDAIRDYVGVFQNRSKNISLHNVHMNSMHGLGIVSQFCENLNYDRIYVEPAKGSGRVIASSADGMHFSGCKGQITINNCRFSGMHDDPINVHGTHLKVKEIISPTQLKLRFMHHQSYGFMAFAKGDTIAFLHAKALQIYGQGVVKSATLVSEREMLIELEKAVPKQLQLDDALENITWTPALTLTNSRFERTISRGTLVTTRRKVLIENNVYYRTGMHAILIENDAMGWYESGPVADVTIRNNQFIACGFNSAPGSYAIKINPENSEQVKNYYVHQNIRIMDNLFRLDGAPLLSAKSTKGLLFADNRIEKMNASGGEEQPAFHLIDCTGVRIEGNKFEGTRPRLRVQGMSKSDLKSDIKFEIPDVNQEGAGF from the coding sequence ATGAGGCTAGTAATTTTAAGTATATGGGTATTGATTTTTTTTCAGGTGAATGGCCAAACCATTGATGTAACGCAATTTGGTGCCCAGCCCAATAGTTTCGCTGACGCGACCCTTGCTGTAAAGAAGGCGATTGAAGCGGCAAAAGGGCAATCGGATGTGATCTTAAATTTTCCAAAAGGGAGATATGATTTTTGGCCAGATCATGCCACCGAGACCAATTATTACATTTCGAACAGTTCGTCTGAAAGTGAATTTCCAGTAAAAAGGCAGCGCGTGGGCCTATTTTTTAAAGGCCTTAAAAACATCCGGCTCGAAGGGAACGGGTCAACCTTTGTATTTCATGGGAAAATGATCAGCTGGGTATTAGATAGTTGCGAAAATATAACATTACGCAATTACACAGTAGATTATGAGCGGCCCGGCATGTCCGAAATGACCGTCCGATCGCTATCGCCGACAGAAATAACTGTTGCTGTCCATCCCGACAGCAGATTCACAATAATGGACGGAAAAGTACAGTGGTACGGTGAACAATGGATACCCAATCCAAAAGGTTTCTTTCTGGCCCGGGTAAATCCACATGAAGATCGGATTTTTTACAGCAACTGGGTGCCTTTTCAAGCGAGCAGCGCTGAAAGAATCGGATCCACTGGCATTAGATTTAAGGGTGATTTTTCGAAATTTAAGGCCGATACAGGTGATGTACTTACGCTCAGGGATGCCATAAGGGATTATGTCGGTGTATTTCAAAACCGAAGCAAGAATATCAGCCTACACAATGTGCATATGAATAGTATGCACGGTTTGGGTATTGTATCGCAATTCTGTGAAAATTTAAACTATGACCGTATTTATGTGGAGCCGGCCAAAGGTAGTGGCCGCGTGATCGCTTCATCGGCCGATGGTATGCACTTTTCGGGCTGTAAAGGGCAGATTACCATCAACAACTGTCGGTTTAGCGGGATGCATGACGATCCCATTAATGTGCATGGAACACACCTGAAAGTGAAAGAGATTATTTCACCAACGCAGTTGAAATTAAGATTTATGCATCATCAGAGTTATGGTTTTATGGCTTTTGCTAAAGGGGATACAATCGCATTTCTACATGCAAAGGCATTGCAGATCTACGGTCAAGGAGTGGTTAAATCGGCTACGTTGGTCAGCGAACGGGAGATGCTTATCGAACTGGAAAAAGCCGTCCCAAAGCAGCTTCAACTGGACGATGCCCTGGAGAACATCACCTGGACGCCGGCGCTTACCTTAACCAATTCAAGGTTTGAACGTACAATTTCCAGGGGAACGCTGGTTACGACACGACGGAAAGTCCTGATCGAAAACAATGTGTATTACCGTACAGGCATGCATGCGATTCTCATCGAGAATGATGCGATGGGCTGGTATGAGTCTGGTCCCGTAGCGGATGTCACGATCAGGAACAACCAATTTATAGCCTGTGGTTTTAACAGTGCGCCGGGTAGTTATGCGATTAAGATAAACCCCGAAAACAGCGAACAGGTAAAAAATTATTATGTACACCAAAACATCCGTATAATGGACAATTTGTTTCGTCTGGATGGAGCTCCGCTGTTGTCCGCAAAGAGCACCAAGGGACTGCTATTTGCCGATAACCGGATAGAAAAAATGAATGCATCTGGAGGAGAGGAACAGCCGGCATTCCATCTCATCGATTGTACGGGGGTACGGATCGAGGGGAATAAATTTGAAGGGACGAGGCCGCGACTACGGGTTCAGGGCATGTCCAAGAGCGATCTAAAATCGGATATTAAATTTGAAATACCGGATGTGAATCAAGAAGGTGCTGGTTTTTAA
- a CDS encoding oxidoreductase — protein sequence MMWTKNNIPDLSGKIAIVTGSNTGIGFETAKALYAAGAQVTIAARDVEKAKNAIQIIQSDTAGTGTLDYGKLDLVNIGQVREFADLFMQKHTKLDILVNNAGVMVPPAAKTDDGFELQFGVNFMGHFALTGYLLPLLKQAANARVVTLSSGAATLVDSIDFDNLRLEKSYDEWREYAVSKLADILFSYELDRRFRNARMSAIAVAVHPGVTRTDLQRNIPDENLEGMFAAFDQVMDPWQGALPSLFAATDASVEGGKFYGPDGPKEYAGYPALSNHHTAAMNDEALAKRLWDYAENAIQLTYKFK from the coding sequence ATGATGTGGACAAAAAATAATATACCTGATTTATCAGGTAAAATAGCAATCGTGACGGGATCAAACACGGGCATAGGGTTTGAAACAGCAAAAGCATTGTATGCAGCAGGTGCACAGGTGACCATCGCTGCACGAGATGTGGAAAAAGCAAAAAATGCGATCCAAATAATCCAATCCGACACGGCAGGGACCGGAACATTAGACTATGGAAAACTCGACCTCGTAAACATTGGACAGGTTCGGGAATTTGCAGATCTCTTTATGCAAAAGCATACAAAACTGGATATACTCGTCAACAATGCCGGAGTAATGGTGCCTCCAGCTGCTAAAACGGATGACGGATTTGAATTGCAGTTCGGTGTAAACTTTATGGGGCATTTTGCGCTGACAGGATATTTGTTGCCGCTGCTTAAGCAGGCCGCCAACGCCCGGGTAGTGACACTTTCCAGTGGGGCGGCTACGTTGGTGGATAGCATTGACTTTGACAACCTCAGATTGGAAAAGAGCTATGACGAATGGCGTGAATATGCGGTGAGCAAACTGGCAGATATCTTGTTCAGCTATGAGCTGGACCGGAGATTCAGGAATGCCCGTATGTCAGCGATTGCTGTGGCGGTGCACCCGGGTGTTACGCGCACCGATTTACAGCGGAATATACCGGATGAAAATCTGGAAGGCATGTTTGCTGCATTTGATCAGGTGATGGATCCCTGGCAGGGAGCCCTTCCCAGCTTATTCGCAGCGACAGATGCGTCGGTTGAAGGCGGAAAATTTTACGGACCGGATGGTCCGAAAGAATATGCGGGATATCCGGCGCTATCAAATCATCATACCGCAGCGATGAATGATGAAGCGCTTGCCAAAAGGCTGTGGGATTATGCGGAAAACGCCATACAATTGACCTACAAATTCAAATAA
- a CDS encoding MFS transporter, with the protein MGTKFRRDQWKMLFVTMFCYLFFYTGRHNFGWAARGISKELDISFQQVGWISFAMLMGYAIGQLINGNLADRLSPKLMIITGGSFSILCNLSISFANSYSTILILWTLNGYFQSMAWGSGGKLISNWWSSAERGKAFGFYTMAAGSSSVLTFFMALILVQQDQSWRTLFRYPILFLAAALLVFLLVAYSSPKRKGYTIPEEETIAKKQENWKQSYQKVFQNRSFMIASLAIGFQSMARYGLIFWVPIHFLGNNYKASSGNMWLTLLIPVGMALGAVSFGYISDLIFDKNRSKSIATGMLISSVIALLIYFVPMHSHLFIGALMFSSGFFVYGPQANFWTLCPDLLGTKLVGTGIGIMNMFAYVFAAIGEPIFGKLIDYTGNTANIFLFVALICAICATIISFVKTNNPIINHNKSMS; encoded by the coding sequence ATGGGAACGAAATTTAGAAGAGATCAATGGAAAATGTTGTTTGTGACGATGTTTTGCTATTTATTCTTTTATACCGGTCGTCACAATTTTGGCTGGGCGGCCAGGGGTATTTCCAAAGAACTAGACATTAGCTTTCAACAAGTGGGGTGGATCAGCTTTGCCATGCTCATGGGCTATGCTATCGGTCAGTTGATCAACGGAAATCTAGCAGACCGTTTAAGTCCCAAATTGATGATCATCACTGGGGGAAGTTTCTCCATTCTTTGCAACCTGTCGATTAGCTTTGCAAATTCTTATTCAACGATTCTTATCCTTTGGACGTTAAATGGTTATTTTCAGTCTATGGCCTGGGGATCTGGAGGTAAACTGATTTCCAATTGGTGGAGCAGCGCCGAACGCGGTAAAGCATTCGGTTTTTATACCATGGCTGCTGGAAGTTCTTCCGTTTTAACATTTTTCATGGCGTTAATACTCGTCCAGCAGGATCAGAGCTGGCGAACATTATTTAGATATCCTATCCTATTTCTTGCCGCTGCACTCCTTGTCTTTTTGCTCGTTGCCTATAGCTCGCCCAAAAGAAAAGGATATACAATACCTGAAGAAGAAACAATCGCCAAAAAACAGGAAAACTGGAAACAATCTTACCAGAAAGTGTTTCAGAACCGCAGCTTTATGATTGCTTCCCTTGCCATCGGCTTTCAGAGTATGGCGCGTTATGGTCTTATTTTCTGGGTACCGATTCACTTTTTAGGAAACAACTATAAGGCGTCTTCCGGCAATATGTGGCTTACCTTATTGATACCAGTAGGCATGGCCCTGGGTGCAGTTTCATTTGGTTATATCTCTGATCTCATTTTTGACAAAAACAGAAGCAAATCAATCGCTACAGGTATGCTTATAAGTAGTGTCATCGCCCTGCTTATTTACTTTGTGCCCATGCACAGCCATCTATTCATCGGCGCACTTATGTTCAGCTCCGGATTTTTCGTCTACGGCCCCCAAGCTAACTTTTGGACCTTATGTCCTGATCTTCTGGGCACCAAACTCGTCGGCACCGGTATAGGTATCATGAACATGTTTGCCTATGTATTTGCAGCCATTGGTGAGCCAATATTTGGTAAACTCATTGATTATACAGGCAATACCGCTAATATATTTCTATTTGTTGCACTCATATGCGCGATCTGCGCAACTATTATCAGCTTTGTTAAAACGAATAATCCAATCATAAATCATAATAAAAGCATGTCCTGA
- a CDS encoding zinc-binding dehydrogenase produces the protein MKKRATYYAFSGANTALTEVTTPIPTLHDGEILVNISYTTLCGSDLHTYCGLRNEPCPTILGHEIVGTIAEISARHSGLDVQGNKLQAGDLITWTVFASDPNSANYQPDTPQKNDRLYKYGHRKITEQDELHGGLATHIILRPHTCIRLLPKAISLRVAATINCAVATSAGAIRLAGTIAGKNVHVAGIGLLGLVTIAMCKELGASNIIASDVNPARLEMAKHFGASHTIYLSERENCALLQAITIDRFIDMSGSPDAMELGIETLGLHGRAILVGAVFHQRPTKIDAEQVIRKMLCIKGLHNYNYTDFSFAVDFIINNWRKYPFESLVEREFPLDEVNAAIDYALTHKPIRAGIYMDSSTAKR, from the coding sequence ATGAAAAAACGAGCAACATATTATGCTTTCAGTGGCGCCAACACCGCCCTGACCGAAGTCACTACACCTATTCCTACATTACATGATGGTGAAATTTTGGTCAATATCAGTTATACAACGCTCTGCGGTAGTGATCTTCATACCTATTGTGGTTTGCGCAATGAACCCTGCCCTACTATTCTGGGGCACGAAATTGTCGGTACCATCGCGGAAATATCGGCCAGGCATAGCGGACTCGACGTACAGGGAAATAAACTTCAGGCGGGAGATCTCATCACCTGGACGGTATTCGCCAGCGATCCGAATTCGGCCAATTATCAACCCGATACGCCACAAAAAAACGACCGCCTCTATAAATATGGTCATCGGAAGATTACAGAACAGGACGAGCTACATGGCGGATTAGCAACACATATTATCCTACGTCCCCATACTTGCATACGTTTGCTTCCTAAAGCTATTTCATTGCGGGTAGCAGCAACAATCAATTGTGCTGTGGCTACTTCAGCAGGTGCCATAAGGCTCGCTGGCACAATTGCCGGAAAAAATGTACATGTAGCCGGTATTGGATTATTGGGTTTGGTAACTATCGCCATGTGCAAGGAATTGGGCGCATCAAACATTATCGCATCTGATGTGAACCCGGCTCGATTAGAGATGGCAAAACATTTCGGTGCCAGCCATACCATCTATCTTTCCGAACGAGAAAACTGTGCACTATTGCAGGCAATCACGATCGACAGATTTATCGACATGAGCGGCTCGCCTGATGCCATGGAACTGGGCATAGAGACCTTGGGACTTCATGGTCGGGCTATACTGGTCGGTGCAGTTTTTCATCAACGCCCAACAAAAATAGATGCCGAACAAGTCATCCGGAAAATGCTTTGCATCAAAGGGCTTCACAATTATAACTATACTGACTTCTCTTTTGCGGTGGACTTTATTATCAACAACTGGCGGAAATATCCATTTGAATCCTTGGTCGAACGTGAATTTCCTTTAGACGAAGTCAATGCCGCGATCGATTACGCCCTTACGCATAAGCCAATTCGTGCAGGCATATACATGGACAGCTCAACGGCAAAACGATAA
- a CDS encoding Crp/Fnr family transcriptional regulator — translation MKNRRVIMLEQFKKHLDKFIKISDDEFVDITGYFERQRLKKKENVLTEGQICKASYFVLDGILRKFFINEKGVQQTTEFAIENWWMTETFSYINQTATEFYIQAVQPTEVLVIRQHAFDDLLEKHPVMEKYFRMVYQKAYAAAQMRVKLLYEHSREELYRQFLKNQPAFLQRVPQYLVASYLGFTPEYLSEIRKKNFS, via the coding sequence ATGAAAAACAGACGTGTAATAATGCTTGAACAGTTCAAAAAACACCTGGATAAATTTATAAAAATTTCTGACGATGAATTTGTCGATATAACCGGATATTTCGAGCGGCAGCGGCTTAAGAAGAAAGAAAACGTATTGACCGAAGGGCAGATCTGCAAAGCAAGTTATTTTGTACTGGATGGAATTCTGCGAAAATTTTTTATCAATGAAAAGGGTGTGCAGCAGACAACTGAATTCGCCATTGAAAACTGGTGGATGACAGAGACCTTCTCTTATATCAATCAGACCGCCACAGAATTTTACATCCAGGCTGTACAGCCTACGGAAGTGCTGGTCATTCGCCAGCATGCCTTCGATGATCTACTGGAAAAGCACCCGGTCATGGAGAAGTATTTTCGCATGGTGTACCAGAAAGCGTATGCTGCTGCACAGATGCGTGTCAAGCTGCTTTACGAGCACTCCAGGGAGGAGCTATACCGTCAATTCCTCAAAAACCAGCCTGCATTTCTGCAGCGCGTACCTCAATATCTCGTAGCTTCCTATTTGGGCTTTACACCGGAGTATCTCAGCGAAATCCGCAAAAAGAATTTTTCTTAA
- a CDS encoding glycoside hydrolase family 95 protein, producing MMRVFFIALFASAYAVATAQENNALKLWYTKPATQFEEALPLGNGRLGAMVYGGVDKERISLNEATLWSGGPIDAAKVNPDAKRYLQPIREALFNEDYKKADSLAHFMQGPYSEAFMPLGNLFFDFAHKGNVSDYRRELDIQQAISKVSYRIGETRYTRETLVSHPQQVIIFRLTAQGKDKLNFSCHFDSKLLSRSSVRQGMLQMNGWAPAHTEPNYRGNIANAIVNDTTNAMRFVSMLKVLKTDGKQKLQDSTLSVSGATEVVLALSMATSYNGIDKNPGTEGKSVDKLAAGYLSKIANTDYQSLKKIHYADFGKYFNRVSLTLGDAENENLSTVDRLNRFAAGHRDNSLIALFYQYSRYLLISSSREGGLPANLQGIWNESVRPPWSSNYTTNINAEMNYWGAETADLPEMHRPLFDFIGRLVKPGHITAQNFYHAGGWVCHHNSDMWAMTNPVGDSGEGDPCWANWPMGGVWLSTHLWEHYAFTKDEAFLRDQAYPVMKGAVQFCLDFLTADKKGYLVTAPSTSPENVYITDNGYVGQTLYGSTADLAMIKELFVDYLKAAAALNIDKEIQAQVKQAFAKIYPYQIGKQGNLQEWYHDWADKEPHHRHLSHLFAAYPGYTITTAETPELAEAVRKSLQLRTNEGTGWAITWRINLWARMQNAERAYDAVKKLMRFVGKDAAIKYGGGGVYANLFGAHPPFQIDGNFGGGAGISEMLLQSHQGYIELLPALPEEWQTGAVKGFVARGNFVLNYSWDKGQLKEVKLLSRKGGTCKIKYKDQVKTLHTQVGKSYTLKF from the coding sequence ATGATGAGAGTTTTTTTTATTGCGCTTTTTGCAAGTGCTTACGCTGTTGCTACGGCACAGGAAAACAATGCCCTAAAATTATGGTATACGAAACCGGCAACACAGTTTGAAGAAGCTTTGCCGTTGGGAAATGGCCGCCTGGGGGCAATGGTATATGGCGGAGTGGACAAAGAACGTATATCTTTAAATGAAGCCACCTTATGGTCGGGTGGTCCTATTGATGCCGCAAAGGTCAATCCCGATGCAAAACGTTATTTGCAGCCCATCCGGGAGGCACTATTTAACGAAGACTATAAAAAGGCCGATTCCTTAGCCCATTTTATGCAGGGACCTTACTCGGAGGCCTTTATGCCACTGGGGAATCTCTTTTTCGACTTTGCCCACAAGGGGAATGTGAGCGATTACCGCCGGGAACTGGATATTCAGCAGGCAATTTCAAAAGTGAGTTACCGGATTGGGGAGACCAGGTATACACGGGAGACATTGGTGTCACATCCGCAACAGGTGATTATCTTTCGCTTAACTGCGCAAGGAAAAGATAAACTTAATTTTTCCTGTCATTTTGATAGCAAATTGCTTTCGCGAAGTTCGGTAAGGCAGGGGATGCTCCAAATGAACGGTTGGGCACCGGCGCATACCGAACCGAATTATAGGGGTAATATCGCGAATGCTATTGTGAATGACACCACAAATGCGATGCGCTTTGTATCTATGCTTAAGGTACTGAAAACCGATGGCAAGCAAAAGTTGCAAGATTCGACCTTAAGTGTGAGCGGGGCCACGGAAGTTGTGCTGGCTTTGTCTATGGCAACCAGCTACAATGGCATCGATAAAAATCCGGGCACAGAAGGTAAATCCGTAGATAAACTCGCTGCTGGCTATCTTTCAAAAATCGCCAATACCGATTATCAAAGTTTAAAAAAGATACATTATGCCGACTTTGGAAAGTATTTTAATCGGGTATCTTTAACCTTGGGTGATGCTGAAAACGAAAACCTATCCACTGTAGACAGACTTAATCGCTTTGCTGCCGGCCATAGAGACAATAGTCTGATCGCTCTTTTTTATCAGTATAGCCGGTACTTATTGATCAGCTCTTCACGGGAGGGAGGTCTCCCGGCCAATCTGCAGGGAATCTGGAACGAATCGGTACGCCCGCCCTGGAGCAGCAATTATACCACAAACATCAATGCCGAAATGAACTACTGGGGAGCAGAGACCGCAGATCTTCCGGAAATGCACCGCCCATTATTTGATTTTATTGGCCGATTGGTAAAACCGGGGCATATTACTGCACAAAACTTCTATCACGCCGGCGGCTGGGTATGCCACCACAATAGCGATATGTGGGCAATGACCAATCCCGTTGGAGATAGCGGTGAAGGCGATCCCTGTTGGGCCAACTGGCCGATGGGCGGAGTCTGGTTGAGCACACATCTGTGGGAACATTACGCCTTTACCAAAGATGAGGCCTTTTTGCGCGATCAGGCTTATCCTGTAATGAAAGGAGCGGTGCAGTTTTGCCTCGACTTTTTGACAGCGGATAAAAAAGGTTATTTGGTAACTGCACCTTCGACTTCGCCAGAGAATGTATACATCACCGACAATGGCTATGTCGGGCAGACCTTGTACGGAAGTACAGCAGATTTGGCGATGATTAAGGAACTATTTGTTGATTATTTAAAAGCTGCGGCCGCCCTCAATATCGATAAAGAAATACAGGCACAAGTAAAGCAGGCTTTCGCAAAAATTTATCCGTATCAGATCGGTAAGCAGGGTAATTTGCAGGAGTGGTATCACGACTGGGCGGATAAAGAACCCCATCATCGACATCTGTCTCATCTGTTTGCCGCTTATCCGGGCTATACCATCACCACCGCAGAAACGCCTGAGTTAGCTGAGGCGGTACGTAAATCACTTCAATTAAGGACCAACGAAGGAACAGGTTGGGCGATCACCTGGAGAATAAATTTGTGGGCAAGGATGCAGAATGCTGAACGCGCATACGATGCTGTTAAAAAATTAATGCGCTTTGTGGGAAAGGATGCGGCAATTAAATATGGCGGCGGTGGTGTGTATGCCAATTTATTTGGTGCACATCCGCCGTTCCAAATTGACGGAAACTTCGGCGGTGGCGCCGGCATTTCAGAGATGTTGCTCCAAAGTCACCAGGGCTATATTGAACTGCTGCCTGCACTACCCGAGGAATGGCAGACTGGCGCGGTCAAAGGTTTTGTTGCCCGTGGTAATTTCGTCCTTAACTATTCTTGGGACAAAGGACAGTTAAAAGAAGTAAAGCTGCTTTCCCGTAAAGGCGGTACCTGTAAAATCAAGTATAAAGATCAAGTGAAAACCCTCCATACCCAAGTGGGGAAAAGTTATACGTTGAAGTTCTAA
- a CDS encoding DUF1398 domain-containing protein — MFTIEQIEAADSNVKSGADFPAYIQEIKKLGVTAYDVFVADGHSDYYGDNHYKTSSPASHEPLTIGGTVDAEQFKKGLKEHQQGKTDYPTFMAMCATCGIEKWTVFLDKMTCAYYDNAGNEILVEEIPQ, encoded by the coding sequence ATGTTTACAATAGAACAAATTGAAGCTGCTGATAGCAACGTAAAATCAGGCGCGGACTTTCCTGCCTATATCCAGGAGATCAAAAAATTAGGGGTTACCGCTTACGACGTTTTTGTTGCAGATGGGCACTCTGATTATTATGGTGATAATCATTACAAAACCAGCTCACCAGCTAGTCATGAACCATTGACTATTGGTGGTACTGTTGACGCTGAACAGTTCAAAAAAGGTTTAAAAGAGCATCAACAGGGCAAAACAGACTACCCCACTTTTATGGCAATGTGCGCAACGTGTGGTATCGAAAAATGGACTGTCTTTCTTGACAAGATGACCTGCGCGTATTATGATAATGCCGGGAATGAAATTCTGGTGGAAGAAATACCGCAGTAA